The Atribacterota bacterium genome segment ATCCTTTCTAATTATCCAAAATTTATATTTTATTTTTTATTGTTTTTAGAATCTGTTGTGCTATTTTCTCTGCATCAAAGCCTAATTCCCTGGCAACCTGTTCCCCGGCACCGCTCTCTCCAAAACGACGAATAAAGATCCCCAATGACAAATTCGAAATAACTTCATACCACCCCTGTCCTGTAGTAGCTTCAATAACTACTTTCAATTTATCAGAATTCCCTAAAATATCAGCTTGGTATTCACGACCACTAATGGCAAAGGCTTCTCTGTCAGGTACAGAAATAACACGGCAGAAAATATTCTCCTGTTTTAAAATATTCTTAACCTGCAACGCAGTCTGAACCTCACTTCCGCTTGCTGCAATTGAAATTTCATATTTGTCCTTATTTTCCTTGATTACATAGGCTCCTTTTTTAAATTCATCCATATTAACCGGTACTCCAAGTTTTGGCAAATTCTGCCGGGAAAGAATTAAAGCAGTAGGACCATCTTTTCTTTCTAATATAACTTGCCATGCGGCTTTTACCTCTTCACTATCTGCAGGCCTGATGACTTTAAGGTTGGGAATAATTCTAAGAGATTCTACATGCTCAATTGGCTGGTGAGTAGGGCCATCTTCACCAACATAAACTGAATCGTGAGTAAATATGTATATTACCGGCAAACCCATCATTGCAGCTAACCTGATAGATGGTCTCATGTAATCAGAAAAAACCAAAAAAGTAGAGCAATAAGGTCGAATACCTTTGTGTAAAGACAGACCATTACAAATAGCCCCCATAGCATGTTCTCTAACTCCAAAACGAATATTTCTGGCATTAAAATTACCTTTTTGCAACTCAGGGAGGCCATCCAGATAGGTTTTAGTAGAAGGTGAAAGGTCAGCAGAACCTCCAATCATATAAGGTATTTCTTCCGCTATCTTATTTAGTATTTTTCCTGAAGCACTCCTGGTGGCAATTTTTTCTTCAAAAATAATCTCCGGAAATTTTATATTTTCCGGAACATCAAGATTGATTCCCTTATCCCATTCCTTTCGTTTTTCGGGGAACTGTTGGGACCAGCTTTCAAAAATACCATTCCACTTTTTTCTTTCTTCTGTACATTTCTGTAAGTTTTTATCGAAATATTCTTTTACTTCTCCGCTTACATAAAATGTCTTATCAACTGGTAAGCCAATCTTTCTTTTCAGTCCCTCAATTTCTTCTTTTCCCAATGGTTCCCCATGGGCAATATGGCTATCCTGTTTTGTGGGAGCTCCAAAACCTATATGCGTTTTTGCAATAATCAGTACAGGTTTTTCCTCATTTTCTTTGGCTTTCATTAAAGCCATTCTAAGTTCATCAATATTATGTCCATCAATATCTTCAATAACCTGCCAGTTATAAGCACGATATCGTTCAGCAACTGATTCGGTAAAAGTCACATCGGTTCCACATGCTAATGAAATACAATTTTTATCATAGATTACAATTAATTTTCCAAGTCCAAGGTGTCCAGCCAAAGAAGCAGCTTCAGAGGTAATACCCTCCATCATACATCCATCGCCAGCCAGAACATATGTATAGTGATCAACAATTTTAAATTCTTCTGTATTGAACCTGCTGGACAAT includes the following:
- the tkt gene encoding transketolase, which produces MLKDVANIVRGLSVDMIEKANSGHPGLPLGCAEIGAVLFGEVLKYDPKEPNWTDRDRFILSAGHGSALLYSLLYLSGYEVTLEDIKKFRQLNSKTPGHPEYGITPGVETTSGPLGQGLANGVGMAIAEKILSSRFNTEEFKIVDHYTYVLAGDGCMMEGITSEAASLAGHLGLGKLIVIYDKNCISLACGTDVTFTESVAERYRAYNWQVIEDIDGHNIDELRMALMKAKENEEKPVLIIAKTHIGFGAPTKQDSHIAHGEPLGKEEIEGLKRKIGLPVDKTFYVSGEVKEYFDKNLQKCTEERKKWNGIFESWSQQFPEKRKEWDKGINLDVPENIKFPEIIFEEKIATRSASGKILNKIAEEIPYMIGGSADLSPSTKTYLDGLPELQKGNFNARNIRFGVREHAMGAICNGLSLHKGIRPYCSTFLVFSDYMRPSIRLAAMMGLPVIYIFTHDSVYVGEDGPTHQPIEHVESLRIIPNLKVIRPADSEEVKAAWQVILERKDGPTALILSRQNLPKLGVPVNMDEFKKGAYVIKENKDKYEISIAASGSEVQTALQVKNILKQENIFCRVISVPDREAFAISGREYQADILGNSDKLKVVIEATTGQGWYEVISNLSLGIFIRRFGESGAGEQVARELGFDAEKIAQQILKTIKNKI